In Desulfobaccales bacterium, one DNA window encodes the following:
- a CDS encoding dynamin family protein: MSVTAPPGELAGEITHLLELTQDWQGLFPQAAEQSRHWRHVLTEVQAHLAEEVVRVAVVGAVKSGKSTLVNALMGREVLKRGAGILTAMITRVRPGPEEKALLLFKDPDLIAGEIQQALNFLPDVRLENHPEPFDLSRPQDRELLEQILAGQEAASLWANGSLNQNYVLLSAYLAGYGQVEEALARGSLELSGPEVQRHQELVTREELAVYLADALLTLPAPDLPPWLELGDCQGSDSPLPQHLTQVLAYLLKCDLALYVISSRMGLRQADFQFLQELRRMGLGEHLIFVLNLDLADHRDAADCEALMTRVRRELAPWVPEPTLCAFSALQVLLARRREAGDLDPQEEALLALLQADQGKSELSRRGWEEFHGLFRQAVEEVRARRLAGGAISQVLMVARGLAEQVDWARRLLDRDAGAYRELAAKLQARRQPLTAVRASLHQTLEGATRHLGTELKHRVDAFLYEQGSREASLLSFVLNYEPDWERLLSGPEEPLRVKLYRLFQEFQQELLKLTGGEFNLQVVEFVHRQEEWLRQELHRLCEPLVVALEETLALYYQETAALGLPGQPPGLKLELPPRPANLEVPLLSFTLEPGWRWAGEVWLRSGVGVLEHLWQRFKAKVGWGSLEPRQQAERDLRRALAAIRHWVREELKVQLVDFGERLKFRYFLPLVEELARGVEESLDRQLKSLLTDLEGLTQALSHGEADREGRRRRLDSLAPRVRLVEARLTSLAAAAKRG, translated from the coding sequence TTGTCTGTCACCGCCCCTCCCGGCGAGTTGGCCGGGGAGATCACCCACCTTCTGGAGCTGACGCAGGATTGGCAGGGCCTCTTTCCCCAGGCGGCGGAGCAGTCCCGCCATTGGCGGCACGTGCTCACGGAGGTCCAGGCGCACCTGGCCGAAGAAGTGGTGCGGGTGGCGGTGGTGGGCGCGGTGAAATCCGGCAAGAGCACCCTGGTCAATGCCCTCATGGGCCGGGAGGTGCTTAAAAGGGGCGCCGGCATCCTCACCGCCATGATCACCCGGGTCCGGCCCGGGCCGGAGGAGAAGGCCCTGTTGCTTTTCAAGGACCCGGACCTCATCGCCGGGGAGATCCAGCAGGCCCTGAACTTCCTGCCGGATGTCCGCCTGGAGAATCATCCGGAGCCCTTCGACCTCAGCCGGCCCCAGGACCGGGAGCTTTTGGAGCAGATCCTGGCCGGCCAGGAAGCGGCCTCCCTGTGGGCCAACGGCAGCCTCAACCAGAATTATGTGCTGCTCTCCGCCTATCTGGCGGGCTATGGCCAGGTGGAGGAGGCCCTGGCCCGGGGGTCTCTGGAGCTGAGCGGCCCGGAGGTGCAGCGCCACCAGGAGCTGGTGACCCGGGAGGAGCTGGCGGTGTACCTGGCGGACGCCCTCCTCACCCTGCCGGCGCCGGATCTCCCCCCTTGGTTGGAGCTGGGGGACTGCCAGGGGAGCGACTCGCCCCTGCCCCAGCATCTCACCCAGGTGCTGGCCTACCTCCTGAAATGTGACCTGGCCCTCTATGTCATCAGCTCCCGCATGGGGCTCAGGCAGGCGGACTTCCAGTTCCTCCAGGAACTGAGGCGCATGGGGCTGGGGGAACACCTCATCTTTGTCCTCAATCTGGACCTGGCAGACCATAGAGATGCCGCCGACTGCGAGGCCCTCATGACCCGGGTGCGCCGGGAACTGGCCCCCTGGGTGCCCGAACCGACGCTGTGCGCCTTTTCCGCCCTGCAGGTGCTCCTGGCGCGGCGGCGGGAAGCCGGCGACCTCGACCCCCAGGAGGAGGCCCTGCTGGCCCTGCTGCAGGCGGACCAGGGCAAGAGTGAGCTGAGCCGGCGGGGCTGGGAGGAGTTTCACGGCCTCTTCCGCCAGGCGGTGGAGGAGGTGCGGGCCCGGCGGCTGGCCGGGGGGGCCATCTCCCAGGTGCTCATGGTGGCCCGGGGCTTGGCGGAGCAGGTGGACTGGGCCCGGCGGCTCCTGGACCGGGATGCCGGGGCTTACCGGGAGCTGGCGGCCAAGCTCCAGGCCCGGCGCCAGCCCCTCACCGCGGTCCGGGCCAGCCTGCATCAGACCCTGGAGGGCGCCACCCGCCATCTGGGAACGGAGCTTAAGCACCGGGTGGACGCCTTCCTCTATGAGCAGGGCAGCCGGGAGGCCTCCCTCCTCAGTTTCGTGCTCAACTACGAGCCGGATTGGGAGCGCCTCCTGTCCGGCCCGGAGGAACCGCTTCGGGTCAAACTCTACCGGCTGTTTCAGGAGTTTCAACAGGAACTCCTCAAACTGACGGGGGGGGAATTCAACCTGCAGGTGGTGGAATTTGTCCATCGCCAGGAGGAGTGGCTGCGCCAGGAGCTGCATCGCCTCTGTGAGCCCCTGGTCGTGGCTCTGGAGGAGACCCTGGCCTTGTACTATCAGGAAACCGCCGCCCTGGGCCTGCCGGGGCAGCCCCCCGGTCTGAAACTGGAGTTGCCGCCCCGGCCGGCGAATTTGGAGGTGCCGCTTCTGTCCTTCACCCTGGAACCGGGCTGGCGCTGGGCCGGGGAGGTCTGGCTGCGCTCCGGAGTAGGGGTGCTGGAACACCTCTGGCAGCGGTTCAAGGCCAAGGTGGGCTGGGGCAGCCTCGAGCCGCGCCAGCAGGCGGAGCGGGACCTGCGCCGGGCGCTGGCCGCCATCCGCCACTGGGTGCGGGAGGAGCTCAAGGTCCAGCTGGTGGACTTCGGGGAGCGGCTGAAGTTCCGCTATTTCCTGCCCCTGGTGGAGGAGCTGGCCCGGGGGGTGGAGGAGAGCCTGGACAGGCAGCTGAAAAGCCTCCTCACCGACCTGGAAGGCCTCACCCAGGCCTTGAGCCACGGGGAGGCGGACCGGGAGGGGCGGCGGCGCCGCCTGGACTCCCTGGCCCCTCGGGTGCGGCTGGTGGAGGCCCGGCTGACCTCGCTGGCCGCGGCGGCGAAACGGGGGTGA
- a CDS encoding nuclear transport factor 2 family protein, with protein sequence MLTHSQAEKLAATWAQAINHRDLEALLTLYAPEVELTSPFVVQLLHDPGGTLKGKENLRMYFTLGLSLFPDLSVTVLQVLAGVSSLVVVYRGADEVMAADVMFLNAEGLISRVFCHYHAESD encoded by the coding sequence ATGCTGACCCACAGCCAGGCCGAGAAGCTGGCGGCCACCTGGGCCCAAGCCATCAACCACCGGGACCTGGAGGCCCTCCTGACCCTCTATGCTCCAGAGGTGGAGCTCACCTCGCCTTTTGTGGTGCAGCTGCTCCATGACCCCGGCGGCACCCTCAAGGGGAAAGAGAACCTGCGGATGTATTTCACCCTGGGGCTGTCTCTGTTTCCGGACCTGAGCGTCACCGTGCTCCAGGTGTTGGCCGGAGTCAGCAGCCTGGTGGTGGTCTATCGCGGCGCCGATGAGGTCATGGCGGCCGACGTGATGTTCCTGAATGCCGAGGGGCTGATTTCCCGGGTCTTTTGCCATTATCATGCCGAGTCCGACTGA